In one Rhodococcus sp. B50 genomic region, the following are encoded:
- the rutA gene encoding pyrimidine utilization protein A — protein sequence MEIGVFIPIGNNGWLISKSAPQYMPSFELNKTVVQKAEKHGLDFALSMIKLKGFGGETEFWDHNLESFTLMAGLAAVTEKIKLFASTPILTLPPAMVARMASTIDSIAPGRFGVNIVTGWAPNEYTQMGLWPGDEYFGYRYAQATEYVTVMKQLWADGVSNFKGEHYTMDECVLSPSPTGGGVPIVAAGQSKSGMKFASEMADFNFIMGTGINTPTAISESVATLVDAAGETGRDVGALTLFMIIADETDEAAQAKWQDYHDNADLAALGYMADQSAADATADDASTAKTISLPEGAVNFNMGTLVGSYETVARMLDEVAELEGIKGIMLTFDDFVEGIENFGTRIQPLMKSRNTIQAAAA from the coding sequence ATGGAAATCGGCGTCTTCATCCCCATCGGCAACAACGGCTGGCTCATCTCCAAGAGCGCCCCGCAGTACATGCCGTCGTTCGAACTCAACAAGACGGTCGTGCAGAAGGCGGAGAAGCACGGCCTCGACTTCGCACTCTCGATGATCAAGCTCAAGGGCTTCGGGGGCGAGACCGAGTTCTGGGACCACAACCTCGAATCCTTCACGCTCATGGCCGGCCTCGCGGCCGTCACCGAGAAGATCAAGCTGTTCGCCTCCACTCCGATCCTCACTCTGCCGCCGGCGATGGTCGCCCGGATGGCGTCGACGATCGACTCGATCGCTCCCGGCCGGTTCGGCGTCAACATCGTGACCGGTTGGGCGCCGAACGAATACACGCAGATGGGTCTGTGGCCCGGCGACGAGTACTTCGGTTACCGCTACGCGCAGGCCACCGAGTACGTGACGGTGATGAAGCAACTGTGGGCCGACGGCGTCAGCAACTTCAAGGGCGAGCACTACACGATGGACGAGTGCGTGCTCTCACCGAGCCCCACCGGCGGCGGAGTACCTATCGTCGCGGCCGGACAGTCCAAGAGCGGCATGAAGTTCGCATCCGAGATGGCCGACTTCAACTTCATCATGGGCACCGGGATCAACACCCCGACCGCCATCTCGGAATCCGTGGCGACACTCGTCGACGCGGCCGGTGAGACCGGCCGGGACGTCGGTGCGCTGACCCTGTTCATGATCATCGCCGACGAGACGGACGAAGCAGCACAGGCGAAATGGCAGGACTACCACGACAACGCCGACCTCGCTGCTCTCGGATACATGGCCGACCAGTCCGCCGCCGACGCCACCGCCGACGATGCCTCCACGGCGAAGACCATCTCGCTGCCCGAGGGCGCCGTGAACTTCAACATGGGCACCCTCGTCGGCTCCTACGAGACCGTGGCGAGGATGCTCGACGAGGTCGCCGAACTCGAGGGGATCAAGGGCATCATGCTCACCTTCGATGATTTCGTCGAGGGCATCGAGAACTTCGGCACCCGCATCCAGCCTCTGATGAAGAGCCGCAACACCATCCAGGCCGCCGCAGCCTGA
- a CDS encoding LacI family DNA-binding transcriptional regulator codes for MGNRSVTSYDVARRAGVSQSTVSRALRDDPRVVEKTRLRIRALAKEMGYVPHVTARSLITRKSSTIGIVSGDLHNPSYPTLVNTLQDCFARNDYRVLLMSDRTEGSLEKDILALRGGLVDGVVFISSRLDSPMVSEIIDWKIPLVILNRDVDGWYAHRVDRVTSDNIGGGRLVADHLVDMGHTRIALISGPLDNPSIRLREKGFRDRLEECGVPLDETCVHRGAVDAATGLAGGLTLLTGPDRPTAVFCATDYIAYGTLDAAKRLDLDVPGEVSVVGYNDLQQSSWSIFDLTTVRQPLEDMAVAAAELLLARIDGDEGRPVHRNFDVEWVPRGSAAPCAVPFA; via the coding sequence ATGGGGAACAGGTCGGTCACCAGTTACGACGTCGCTCGCCGCGCAGGAGTGTCGCAATCGACGGTCTCGCGCGCCCTTCGCGACGACCCGCGCGTCGTGGAGAAGACCCGCCTGCGCATCCGGGCTCTCGCGAAGGAGATGGGGTACGTCCCGCACGTCACCGCTCGCAGCCTCATCACGCGGAAGTCGTCGACCATCGGGATCGTCAGCGGCGACCTGCACAACCCGTCGTATCCGACGCTGGTGAACACCCTGCAGGACTGCTTCGCCCGCAACGACTACCGGGTCCTGCTCATGAGCGACCGCACCGAGGGATCCTTGGAGAAGGACATCCTCGCGTTGCGCGGGGGACTGGTCGACGGCGTCGTGTTCATCTCTTCGCGACTGGATTCACCGATGGTGTCGGAGATCATCGACTGGAAGATTCCCCTCGTCATCCTCAACCGCGACGTCGACGGCTGGTACGCGCACCGGGTGGATCGGGTGACCTCCGACAACATCGGTGGTGGCAGGCTCGTTGCCGACCATCTGGTCGATATGGGGCACACCCGCATCGCTCTGATCTCCGGTCCGTTGGACAACCCCAGCATCCGATTGCGTGAGAAGGGCTTCCGCGACCGGCTCGAGGAGTGCGGTGTGCCGCTCGACGAGACGTGTGTCCACCGCGGTGCGGTCGATGCGGCCACGGGTCTCGCCGGCGGGCTGACGCTGCTGACCGGACCGGATCGTCCCACGGCGGTGTTCTGCGCGACCGACTACATCGCCTACGGCACACTCGACGCCGCCAAGCGGCTCGATCTCGATGTGCCCGGCGAGGTCTCGGTGGTGGGATACAACGACCTGCAGCAGTCGAGCTGGTCGATCTTCGATCTGACGACCGTGCGCCAGCCGCTCGAGGATATGGCGGTGGCCGCCGCGGAGTTGCTGCTGGCGCGTATCGACGGGGACGAGGGACGGCCGGTGCACCGGAACTTCGACGTCGAATGGGTGCCGCGGGGGAGTGCGGCACCCTGTGCGGTGCCCTTTGCGTAG